One Podospora pseudopauciseta strain CBS 411.78 chromosome 5 map unlocalized CBS411.78m_5, whole genome shotgun sequence DNA window includes the following coding sequences:
- a CDS encoding uncharacterized protein (COG:S; EggNog:ENOG503P0Z9): MPSSSSKSSKPKPSEVASETKKYYTPLIKHEYANRWQTCSYICRQPLIDIQFEDRPPSVTPPVFYVSTGDPVDMTINWQIQSGTSIPFICAANDRRPGGDWETGAVGYEERLCRRSTLAAALATPGQGSDLNDHYPIPICAGIMSQDVVVFRGPHDKYEKLPLEQWRSLPVVSVPPPRWPKLTQNGTKYSFADEREMVRDKLRGALRICAYYRYDTVVIGDFGLGNGYRNPPQELAELWREVFLYDPDLRGRIRCVMFVFEDPAQSTMQLILDEIAKKAKGGSSSKSKKGGSSSSNSNCPTDFQIFNQVFDSAEIQRVIARPDARYGLDNLLV; the protein is encoded by the exons atgccttcctccagctccaaatcctccaagcccaagccctcCGAGGTTGCGTCGGAGACAAAAAAGTACTACACACCCTTGATCAAACACGAATACGCAAACCGATGGCAGACCTGTTCCTACATCTGCCGTCAGCCTCTGATAGATATCCAGTTCGAAGACAGGCCCCCTAGTGTGACACCCCCCGTCTTTT ACGTGTCCACGGGTGACCCGGTTGACATGACGATCAACTGGCAGATCCAATCGGGGACTTCTATCCCCTTCATTTGCGCGGCAAACGACAGGCGTCCTGGGGGCGACTGGGAGACCGGGGCGGTTGGCTACGAGGAACGCCTCTGCCGGCGAAGCACCCTTGCAGCGGCCTTGGCTACCCCAGGGCAGGGTTCTGACCTCAACGACCACTATCCCATCCCCATCTGTGCCGGGATCATGTCTCAGGATGTTG TCGTCTTCCGAGGGCCCCACGATAAGTACGAGAAGCTCCCGCTGGAGCAATGGCGATCTCTCCCGGTTGTCTCCGTCCCACCACCGCGGTGGCCTAAACTGACGCAGAACGGCACAAAATACTCGTTTGCCGACGAACGGGAGATGGTCAGGGACAAGCTTCGGGGTGCTCTTCGAATCTGCGCCTACTATCGCTATGACACCGTCGTGATTGGAGACTTTGGGTTGGGCAATGGCTACCGGAACCCACCACAAGAGCTAGCGGAGCTCTGGCGGGAAGTGTTCCTCTACGACCCCGACCTCCGAGGCCGTATCCGATGCGTCATGTTTGTCTTTGAAGATCCCGCTCAAAGCACCATGCAGCTCATCCTCGACGAGAttgccaagaaggccaaggggGGTTCATCCAGCAAGTCGAAGAAGGGCGGCTCCAGTTCTTCCAACAGCAATTGCCCCACCGACTTTCAGATATTCAACCAAGTATTCGACAGTGCCGAGATCCAGAGAGTAATCGCAAGGCCGGATGCGAGATATGGGTTAGACAATCTTCTTGTCTAA
- the SLM5 gene encoding asparaginyl-tRNA synthetase (EggNog:ENOG503NV9Y; COG:J), translated as MRPSVLGSAMRPSASPLVSRISMLSRPSHSSRRCLAHQATATPAPAPAPIPVQPARAISQLLKWKPEQNVDNVVVHGYVRSVRGLKAWRFVSLADGSSLDPLQAVIESGLAEGLTVGAAVRLTGSWVASPGAAQSHELQVREVKVLGSSDAKTFPIQKKYQTPEYLRTLPHLRPRTPLNALLLRLRSEAVTSLTQFFARQDFVQTHPPIITSSDCEGAGEVFTLNPANYTAGQPGKESADSQDSFFRSKKYLTVSTQLHLEALAQSVGNVWTLSPVFRAEQSDTSRHLSEFYMLEAEMSFVDDMNSVMDLAEDMMRQLGTDLYQSDTVKSLLTRTPHFGQDLAPAEEVDRRWQGLMQPDWPRITYTEAIDILKQHEDKFEHKPVWGAGLQSEHEKFIASTVGKDRPVFVTNYPRDIKAFYMRPTRGPGSEDPSRVTVDCFDLLVPELCEIAGGSMREHQLEPLLDIMTRQGIIKSPSETASEDDSGNGLQWYADLRRWGCPPHGGFGLGFDRLLSYLSGVQTVRDIVSFPRWYGRCDC; from the exons ATGCGGCCCTCCGTTCTGGGGTCTGCCATGCGGCCATCAGCAAGTCCCCTTGTCTCGCGTATCTCAATGCTCTCGCGCCCGAGTCACAGCTCCCGTCGATGTCTAGCACACCAAGCAACcgcaacaccagcaccagcaccagcaccaatACCGGTACAGCCAGCCCGTGCCATCTCTCAGCTGCTCAAGTGGAAACCTGAGCAAAACGTTGACAATGTGGTTGTCCACGGCTATGTCCGGTCTGTCCGTGGCCTGAAAGCCTGGCGCTTTGTCTCGCTCGCCGATGGTTCCTCGCTGGATCCTCTGCAGGCCGTTATCGAGTCCGGTCTGGCTGAAGG CCTGACTGTCGGCGCGGCCGTCCGACTCACCGGCTCCTGGGTTGCTTCTCCTGGCGCCGCACAAAGCCACGAGTTGCAAGTCAGGGAGGTAAAGGTCTTGGGTTCTTCAGATGCCAAG ACATTTCCCATTCAAAAGAAATATCAGACACCCGAGTACCTTCGTACTTTGCCGCACTTGCGGCCGAGAACACCGCTCAATGCTCTCTTGCTGAGATTGCGGTCCGAAGCCGTAACTTCGTTGACTCAGTTCTTTGCTCGCCAGGATTTTGTACAGACACACCCGCCCATCATCACATCGTCCGATTGTGAGGGTGCGGGCGAGGTCTTTACTCTGAACCCGGCCAATTACACGGCCGGCCAACCTGGCAAGGAGTCTGCTGATTCACAAGATTCTTTTTTCCGCTCCAAGAAGTACCTCACAGTTTCGACCCAACTTCATCTAGAGGCCCTTGCACAGTCAGTCGGCAATGTCTGGACCCTGTCCCCTGTATTCCGCGCCGAGCAGAGCGATACATCAAGACATCTCAGCGAGTTCTACATGCTTGAAGCAGAGATGAGCTTCGTCGACGACATGAACTCCGTCATGGACCTCGCTGAGGACATGATGCGTCAACTTGGCACGGATTTATACCAGTCAGACACAGTCAAATCTTTGCTGACACGGACACCCCATTTTGGCCAAGATCTGGCTCCGGCGGAAGAGGTTGACCGTCGTTGGCAGGGCTTGATGCAGCCAGACTGGCCCCGTATCACATACACGGAAGCTATTGACATTTTGAAGCAGCATGAAGACAAGTTCGAGCACAAGCCGGTTTGGGGTGCCGGCCTGCAGTCTGAGCATGAAAAGTTCATCGCTTCGACGGTTGGCAAGGACCGGCCGGTCTTTGTCACCAACTACCCCCGTGATATCAAGGCCTTCTACATGCGCCCAACCCGGGGTCCCGGCTCCGAAGATCCTTCCAGAGTCACAGTCGACTGTTTCGACTTGCTTGTTCCCGAACTCTGTGAAATTGCGGGTGGGTCGATGCGTGAGCACCAGTTGGAACCTCTGTTGGACATCATGACGCGTCAAGGGATCATCAAGTCTCCGTCAGAAACTGCATCCGAGGACGATTCTGGAAACGGCCTTCAGTGGTATGCCGACCTGCGTCGATGGGGATGCCCTCCCCACGGTGGGTTTGGCTTGGGCTTCGATCGGCTGCTGAGCTATCTGTCGGGGGTTCAAACGGTGCGAGACATTGTCTCATTCCCACGCTGGTATGGGCGATGCGACTGTTAA
- the SFB3 gene encoding COPII coat Sec23p-Sfb3p heterodimer component (COG:U; EggNog:ENOG503NUA4) has protein sequence MAEFGMYHALGQGENIDPNDPHRRTQPAAPQFQPPVAPNPYQPQASSPYGAPTPPAQQPYYGTPSPAGVPPPPQLPGYGAPPAGEPGYFQGQQSPADDGGLAAQMGGMSLGPDAGHGAARRKKKDRHAYHQVEAVGSSQPFNGIPPAGTPATAFLNAEPSAAGARYGGSQFPAPVSPGFNPVPASPAEFAARGGGFGDATASATMVSSGGQDRVSPDEMPSVPLSRDSVQQYFLTNVYPTFERLVPPPATTSFVAFDQGNSSPKFARLSLTNIPATAEGLKSTALPLGLVLQPLAPLQAGELPIPVLDFGDAGPPRCHRCRAYINPFMIFRSGGNKFVCNLCNYANDTPPEYFCATSPQGVRVDRDQRPELMRGTVEFVVPKEYWTREPVGLRYVFVIDVTQESFNKGYLEAFCEGILRALYAPEDDEEKDENGEVKRRIPVGAKVGFVTYDKEVHFYNVSPSLEQAQMMIMPDIEDPFVPLSEGLFVDPYESKTVITSLLTRLPQMFSDIKNPEPALLSTLNAVVGALEKTGGKIFCSLAALPTWGPGRLFMRDDGKHPNGEPDKKLFSTEHPAWRKLAEKLVSIGAGVDFFMASPSGGYLDIATVGYVSATTGGETFFYPNFIAGRDNTKLSLEIKHAVTRETGYQALMKVRCSNGLQVSAYHGNFIQHTFGADLEIGVIDADKALGVTFGYDGKLDSKLDAHFQAALLYTTASGQRRVRCLNVIAGVSEQARDSIKFIDQDAVYTILAKEASTKLASTSSSLKDIRAGLTEKTIDVLAMYRKNFLAQAHPPGQLVMPERLKEFAMYMLGMIKSRAFKGGNETSDRRVHEMRMIRSMGCLELSLYLYPRMIPIHNLAPEDGFPDPATGHLKMPPSTRTTFSRVEPGGVYIVDNGQQLLIWFHAQTSPNLIEDLFGPGMDELRKLDAYTSQLPVLETHLNAQVRNILEWLRGMRGSKGLTVQLARQGLDGAEYEFARLLVEDRNNEAQGYVDWLVAVHRGVQLEVSKGTRLK, from the exons ATGGCCGAGTTCGGCATGTACCACGCCCTGGGTCAGGGGGAGAACATCGATCCCAACGATCCCCATCGTCGAACCCAACCAGCCGCTCCTCAGTTCCAACCACCAGTTGCCCCGAACCCCTACCAGCCCCAggcctcctccccatatGGTGCGCCAACACCTCCGGCACAGCAGCCGTACTACGGCACCCCTTCCCCAGCCGGTGTTCCCCCCCCGCCTCAGCTTCCGGGATATGGAGCTCCCCCAGCAGGAGAGCCAGGTTATTTCCAGGGTCAGCAATCTCCtgccgatgatggtggtttgGCCGCTCAGATGGGAGGAATGAGCCTGGGTCCTGATGCGGGCCACGgtgcggcgaggaggaagaagaaggatcgCCATGCCTACCATCAGGTCGAGGCCGTGGGATCATCACAGCCCTTCAATGGCATTCCTCCAGCTGGAACACCTGCTACAGCCTTCCTCAACGCCGAGCCCTCGGCAGCCGGTGCTCGCTATGGTGGCTCTCAGTTCCCAGCGCCAGTAAGCCCAGGCTTCAATCCTGTTCCGGCTTCACCCGCCGAGTTTGCGGCGAGGGGTGGCGGCTTTGGTGATGCCACTGCCTCCGCCACCATGGTTTCTAGCGGGGGCCAGGACAGAGTATCTCCTGACGAGATGCCAAGTGTGCCCCTTTCCCGGGACTCGGTCCAGCAATACTTCCTCACCAACGTCTATCCTACCTTTGAGCGCCTGGTtccccctcccgccaccacctccttcgtcGCCTTTGACCAAGGAAACTCATCCCCCAAGTTTGCCCGTCTGAGTTTGACCAACATTCCCGCCACGGCCGAAGGACTGAAGAGCACAGCACTGCCTCTGGGTCTTGTGTTGCAGCCTCTTGCCCCTCTCCAAGCCGGCGAGCTGCCGATTCCCGTCTTGGACTTTGGTGATGCCGGCCCGCCCCGCTGCCACAGATGCCGTGCTTACATCAACCCCTTCATGATCTTCCGCTCCGGCGGCAACAAGTTTGTGTGCAACCTGTGCAACTATGCCAACGACACCCCTCCCGAATACTTCTGTGCCACCAGTCCCCAGGGTGTTCGCGTGGACCGCGACCAGCGCCCAGAGCTTATGCGGGGCACCGTGGAGTTTGTGGTGCCCAAGGAGTATTGGACCAGGGAGCCAGTTGGTCTCCGTTACGTTTTCGTCATTGACGTCACCCAGGAATCTTTCAACAAGGGCTACTTGGAGGCCTTTTGCGAGGGCATTCTCCGTGCTCTGTATGCTcccgaggatgacgaggagaaggatgagaatggagaggtgaagaggaggatacCGGTGGGCGCCAAGGTTGGCTTCGTGACTTACGACAAGGAGGTTCACTTTTACAATGTGAGCCCGTCGCTGGAGCAGGCTCAGATGATGATTATGCCGGACATTGAGGATCCTTTTGTTCCGCTCAGCGAGGGCTTGTTTGTGGATCCTTATGAGTCCAAGACGGTCATCACGTCTCTTTTGACGAGGCTGCCGCAGATGTTTTCGGACATCAAGAACCCGGAGCCGGCGCTGCTTTCTACCCTGAACGCGGTTGTGGGTGCGCTGGAAAAGACTGGTGGCAAGATTTTCTGCTCGTTGGCTGCGCTGCCTACTTGGGGTCCTGGACGTTTGTTCATGAGGGATGATGGAAAGCATCCTAATGGTGAGCCGGACAAGAAGTTGTTTAGCACGGAGCACCCGGCCTGGAGGAAAttggccgagaagctggTTTCTattggtgctggtgttgactTTTTTATGGCGTCGCCTTCCGGGGGTTATCTTGATATTGCCACTGTTG GCTATGTGTCTGCCACCACTGGCGGCGAGACCTTCTTCTACCCCAACTTCATTGCTGGCAGGGACAACACCAAGCTTTCCCTTGAGATCAAACACGCCGTAACCCGTGAGACGGGCTACCAGGCCCTCATGAAGGTCAGGTGCTCCAATGGCCTTCAGGTATCGGCCTATCATGGCAACTTCATCCAGCACACATTTGGCGCCGACCTGGAGATCGGTGTGATTGATGCCGACAAAGCCCTTGGTGTCACCTTTGGCTACGACGGCAAGCTCGACTCCAAACTGGACGCCCACTTCCAGGCTGCCCTTCTTtacaccaccgcctccggcCAGCGCAGAGTCCGCTGCTTGAACGTCATCGCTGGTGTTAGCGAACAGGCGAGAGATAGCATCAAGTTTATTGACCAGGATGCTGTCTACACTATTCTTGCAAAGGAAGCCTCCACCAAGCTTGCTTCTACTAGCAGTAGTCTGAAGGACATCCGGGCGGGTCTTACGGAGAAGACGATTGATGTCTTGGCCATGTACCGCAAGAATTTCCTGGCTCAGGCGCATCCACCCGGACAGCTGGTTATGccggagaggttgaaggagTTTGCGATGTACATGCTTGGCATGATCAAATCCCGTGCTTTCAAGGGCGGTAATGAAACATCTGACCGGAGGGTGCACgagatgaggatgattcGCTCCATGGGCTGCCTGGAACTGTCTCTCTACCTCTACCCGAGGATGATACCCATTCACAACCTCGCTCCCGAAGATGGCTTCCCCGACCCCGCCACCGGCCACCTCAAGATGCCCCCTTCCACCCGCACCACCTTCTCTCGTGTCGAACCCGGGGGTGTGTACATTGTGGACAATGGCCAGCAGCTCCTCATCTGGTTCCACGCCCAGACGAGCCCGAACCTGATTGAGGACTTGTTTGGGCCTGGAATGGACGAGCTGAGGAAGCTGGACGCGTACACGAGCCAGCTGCCGGTATTGGAGACGCACTTGAATGCGCAGGTGAGGAATATTTTGgagtggttgagggggatgaggggaagCAAGGGGTTGACGGTGCAGCTGGCGAGGCAGGGGTTGGACGGGGCCGAGTACGAGTTTGCGAggttgctggtggaggaTAGGAACAATGAGGCGCAGGGTTATGTGGATTGGTTGGTGGCGGTGCACAGGGGGGTGCAGCTTGAGGTGAGTAAGGGGACGAGGTTGAAGTGA
- a CDS encoding uncharacterized protein (COG:A; BUSCO:EOG09260MBW; EggNog:ENOG503NXAZ), with amino-acid sequence MFSFCPLQGALSESTASQSLLELDGGVKILVDVGWDETFAVEKLRELEKQVPTLSFILLTHATVAHIGAYAHCCKHIPLFSTIPAYATRPVIDLGRTLTQDLYASTPLAATTIPTSSLAEVAYASSQAPSLNPNLLLQPPSPEEITRYFANIQAVQYSQPQQPRSSPFSPDITNLTVTAYNSGRTLGGAIWHIQHGLESIVYAVDWNQGKENVFSGAAWLSGGHGGGGSTEVIEQLRKPTALVCSSRTPDATLSRAKRDEQLLESIKLCIARGGTVLIPVDSSARVLELSYLLEHAWRNEVDNNNNNNETFRDAQLYLAGHNIGSTLKHARSLFEWMDDKIVREFEAAAGGKESHSRGQRGGHHHDHKVAGPFDFKHLRLLERKGQVSWVLKQALEDLEPKGRVILATDSSLEWGFSKEVLKSIAGDARNLVLLTEKPALNENRPSIARTLWEWWKERKDGVATEQTTSGETFEQVYAGGRELEIADASKQALEGNDLSVYQQWLATKQQLQATSHGGSGMTWEAWTDLNDALSDTSTESEESETEQQGKALNISANIKQASRKKVVLNDEDLGVNILIKKRGVYDYEVRGKKGREAMFPAVAQRRRHDEFGDLIRPEDYLRAEEREVADRQETDPAKTKQEDSLGKKRSLIAVNAANKATANSKREKQPARAHSDEPDDASATGAPGNGPQTEEVDELDEEEDAPVLGPAKLVMTTHKMSVNLRIAFVDFSGLHDKRSLHMLIPLIQPRRLVLVAGTEQESQALAADCKKLLSAQLAANSSNESATVDVFTPPVGTFVNASVDTNAWVVKLSDYLAKKLKWQDVNGLGIATITGVLLPGGGFIPSDDPNDEGNKRQKTEEGGSPSSSMALTTVNNDANPRTLPTVDVLPVNLAATATVKAASQPLHAGDLRLADLRRAMLHAGHKAEFRGEGTLLIDETVAVRKSAAGRIELESVALPFAVGPGGGRSLMGGGGGGRGTFYAVREKIYDVLAVVPGA; translated from the exons ATGTTTAGCTTCTGCCCATTACAAGGTGCCCTCTCCGAGTCCACAGCATCACAGTCGCTACTCGAACTCGATGGGGGTGTCAAGATCTTGGTGGATGTCGGCTGGGACGAGACCTTTGCTGTTGAAAAGCTCAGGGAACTAGAAAA ACAAGTCCCGACTCTATCATTCATCCTCCTGACCCATGCGACTGTCGCCCACATCGGAGCCTATGCGCACTGCTGCAAACATATCCCCCTGTTCTCAACCATCCCCGCCTATGCGACACGCCCAGTCATTGATCTCGGCCGTACCCTGACACAAGATCTCTATGCCTCCACCCCATTAGCTGCGACGACAATACCAACGTCCTCACTCGCCGAAGTGGCCTACGCATCATCCCAGGCCCCATCACTGAACCCCAACCTGCTGCTTCAGCCACCATCCCCCGAGGAGATCACACGATACTTTGCTAATATTCAGGCCGTACAATactcacaaccacaacagccTCGATCCTCGCCATTCTCCCCAGATATCACCAACTTGACAGTCACAGCTTACAATTCGGGACGGACACTCGGTGGAGCCATCTGGCACATTCAGCACGGGCTCGAATCTATTGTCTACGCCGTCGACTGGAACCAAGGCAAGGAAAATGTCTTTTCAGGTGCCGCTTGGCTGAGCGGTGGACATGGCGGGGGAGGCAGCACCGAGGTCATCGAACAACTCCGAAAACCAACAGCTCTGGTGTGCAGCAGTCGAACACCCGACGCCACCCTCTCTCGGGCGAAGCGTGATGAGCAACTCTTGGAATCGATCAAGCTCTGCATTGCGCGAGGAGGGACAGTCTTGATACCGGTCGATTCAAGTGCCAGAGTCTTGGAGCTTTCATATCTTCTAGAGCACGCCTGGAGGAACGAGgtggacaacaacaacaacaataacgAAACATTCAGAGATGCGCAGCTGTATCTGGCCGGTCACAACATCGGCAGTACTCTGAAGCACGCCAGGAGCTTGTTCGAGTGGATGGACGACAAGATTGTGAGGGAGTTTGAAGCCGCGGCTGGTGGCAAGGAAAGCCACAGCAGGGGCCAGAGGGGCGGACATCATCACGACCATAAGGTGGCCGGACCGTTCGACTTTAAGCACCTGCGGCTGCTAGAGAGAAAGGGACAGGTTTCGTGGGTTCTCAAGCAAGCACTGGAGGATCTTGAACCAAAAGGCCGGGTTATTCTAGCTACAGATTCCAGCCTCGAGTGGGGCTTCTCGAAGGAGGTTCTCAAGTCCATTGCCGGTGACGCAAGGAATCTTGTTCTTCTAACCGAAAAGCCAGCACTGAACGAGAACAGGCCATCGATCGCCAGGACACTCTGGGAGTggtggaaggagagaaaggaCGGTGTAGCAACAGAGCAGACCACCAGTGGCGAGACCTTTGAACAGGTCTACGCCGGTGGGCGAGAACTAGAGATTGCTGATGCGTCAAAACAGGCGCTGGAAGGTAACGATCTCAGTGTTTACCAACAGTGGCTTGCGACAAAACAACAACTGCAAGCCACCTCACATGGCGGAAGTGGAATGACTTGGGAAGCCTGGACCGACTTGAACGATGCTCTCTCCGACACGTCCACCGAGTCTGAGGAGTCGGAAACGGAACAACAGGGCAAAGCACTCAATATTTCTGCCAACATCAAACAAGCCAGCCGAAAGAAGGTCGTCCTAAACGACGAAGACTTGGGtgtcaacatcctcatcaagaAGCGGGGTGTGTATGACTACGAAGTCAGGGGTAAAAAGGGGCGAGAAGCCATGTTCCCAGCAGTAGCCCAACGAAGACGTCACGATGAGTTTGGCGACCTCATCCGACCAGAAGACTACCTCCGCGCCGAAGAGCGAGAAGTAGCCGACAGGCAAGAAACCGACCCAGCCAAGACCAAACAAGAAGACAGCTTGGGCAAAAAGCGAAGTCTCATTGCCGTCAACGCCGCCAACAAGGCCACGGCGAACAGCAAACGGGAAAAGCAACCCGCCCGTGCCCACTCGGACGAACCAGACGATGCCAGCGCCACTGGCGCCCCAGGAAATGGTCCGCAGACGGAAGAAGTAGACGAActggacgaggaagaagacgccCCCGTCCTCGGACCTGCCAAGCTCGTCATGACCACTCACAAGATGAGCGTCAACCTCCGCATCGCGTTTGTCGACTTTTCCGGTCTGCACGATAAACGCTCGCTGCATATGCTCATCCCACTCATCCAACCCCGTCGGTTGGTTCTCGTCGCGGGAACGGAGCAGGAATCACAGGCTCTTGCGGCTGACTGCAAGAAGTTGCTTTCTGCGCAGCTGGCGGCTAACTCGTCCAATGAATCGGCGACGGTAGATGTGTTTACACCCCCGGTGGGGACGTTTGTGAATGCCTCGGTGGACACGAACGCCTGGGTGGTGAAGCTCTCAGATTATctggccaagaagctcaaaTGGCAGGATGTTAATGGGTTGGGCATTGCTACTATCACGGGTGTGCTACTTCCCGGAGGGGGGTTTATTCCCTCGGACGACCCCAACGATGAGGGGAATAAACGGCAGAAGacggaagaaggggggtcGCCTTCTTCGAGTATGGCGTTGACCACGGTCAATAATGATGCCAACCCGCGCACCCTCCCTACGGTGGATGTGCTACCAGTTAACCTGGCGGCTACGGCTACGGTGAAGGCGGCTTCGCAACCGCTTCATGCGGGGGATCTGAGGCTGGCGGATCTGAGGAGGGCGATGTTGCATGCTGGGCACAAGGCGGAGTttaggggggaggggacacTGTTGATTGACGAGACGGTTGCGGTTAGGAAGAGTGCTGCTGGGAGGATAGAGTTGGAGAGCGTGGCGTTGCCGTTTGCGGTTGGgcctgggggtgggaggagtttgatggggggtggtgggggggggagggggacgtTTTATGcggtgagggagaagatttATGATGTTTTGGCTGTTGTGCCGGGGGCGTAG